In a single window of the Gossypium hirsutum isolate 1008001.06 chromosome D02, Gossypium_hirsutum_v2.1, whole genome shotgun sequence genome:
- the LOC107908477 gene encoding glutathione reductase, chloroplastic, which produces MARKMLVDEEMNQTNQEEAYYDFDLFVIGAGSGGVRAARFSANYGAKVGICELPFHPISSEVIGGVGGTCVIRGCVPKKILVYGAAFGSELEDARNYGWDLNEKLDFNWKKLLHKKTDEIIRLNGIYKRLLSNAGVKLFEGEGKIVGPNEVEVTQLDGTKLSYSAKHILIATGSRAHRPPIPGQELGITSDEALSLEDLPKHAVVFGGGYIAVEFASIWRGLGANVDLFFRKELPLRGFDDEMRAVVARNLEGRGINLHPQTNLTELIKTDNGIKVTTDHGEELIADVVLFATGRLPNSKRLNLEAVGVELDNTGAVKVDEYSRTSIPSIWAVGDVTNRMNLTPVALMEGTCFAKTVFGKEPSKPDYSHVPCAVFSIPPLSVVGLSEEQAIEQANGDVLVFTSTFNPMKNTVSGRQEKTVMKLVVDAETDKVLGASMCGPDAPEIMQGIAVALKCGATKAQFDSTVGIHPSAAEEFVTMRSVSRRITCSGKPKTNL; this is translated from the exons TTAGTTGATGAGGAAATGAACCAAACGAATCAAGAGGAGGCTTATTATGATTTCGACTTGTTTGTTATCGGTGCCGGGAGCGGTGGCGTTCGTGCTGCCAGATTCTCCGCTAACTATGGAGCTAAG GTTGGGATTTGTGAGCTCCCATTTCATCCAATCAGTTCAGAAGTCATTGGAGGAGTTGGTGGGAC GTGTGTTATTCGTGGTTGTGTTCCCAAAAAGATTTTGGTCTATGGAGCGGCATTTGGAAGTGAACTTGAG gATGCTCGGAATTATGGATGGGATTTGAATGagaaacttgattttaattggaaGAAGCTTCTACATAAAAAG ACTGATGAAATAATCCGATTAAATGGAATTTACAAGCGGTTATTATCAAATGCTGGTGTTAAATTGTTTGAAGGGGAGGGAAAGATTGTAGGTCCAAATGAAGTTGAGGTGACACAACTGGATGGCACCAAATTGTCCTATTCAGCAAAGCATATACTAATTGCAACTGGCAGCAGGGCACACCGTCCTCCTATTCCTGGGCAG GAGTTGGGCATAACTTCTGATGAAGCATTGAGTTTGGAGGACTTGCCTAAGCATGCTGTTGTATTTGGAGGAGG GTACATTGCTGTTGAGTTTGCATCAATATGGAGAGGGTTGGGCGCTAATGTCGACCTCTTTTTCAGAAAGGAGCTTCCTTTGAG AgggtttgatgatgaaatgagGGCAGTGGTTGCTAGAAATCTGGAAGGAAGGGGAATTAATTTGCATCCACAGACGAATTTGACTGAG TTGATTAAAACAGATAATGGCATAAAAGTTACTACAGACCACGGTGAAGAGTTGATAGCAGATGTTGTACTCTTTGCCACAG GCAGGTTACCAAACTCGAAGAGGTTGAATCTGGAAGCTGTAGGTGTGGAACTTGATAACACAGGAGCTGTGAAG GTGGATGAGTACTCACGTACTAGCATTCCTAGTATATGGGCTGTTGGTGACGTTACAAATCGGATGAACCTAACTCCTGTAGCCTTAATGGAAGGAACCTGCTTTGCG AAAACTGTTTTTGGTAAGGAACCTAGCAAACCAGACTACAGCCATGTACCTTGTGCTGTTTTTAG CATCCCTCCACTTTCTGTTGTTGGTCTCAGTGAAGAGCAGGCAATTGAGCAAGCAAATGGTGATGTTCTGGTTTTCACATCAACCTTCAATCCGATGAAGAACACTGTATCTGG ACGGCAAGAAAAGACTGTTATGAAGTTAGTCGTTGATGCGGAGACTGATAAAGTACTCGGTGCATCTATGTGTGGTCCAGATGCACCTGAAATTATGCAG GGCATTGCTGTTGCACTGAAGTGTGGAGCGACTAAAGCACAATTTGACAGCACA GTCGGCATACATCCTTCCGCTGCCGAGGAGTTTGTGACCATGCGATCTGTTTCACGGCGTATTACCTGTAGCGGGAAACCAAAGACAAATCTGTAG